From the Bacteriovorax sp. Seq25_V genome, the window TCCACTATAAAGTAAAGGGAGAAGACACTCTTCTTGAAGTTGCAACGACAAGACCTGAGACTCTACTTGGAGATACTGCCGTCGCTGTTAATCCAAATGATGAAAGATTCTCACACCTAATTGGTAAAACTGCGATCGTTCCAATTTGTAATCGTGAAGTGCCAATCATTGGCGACGAGCACGTTGATATGGAAAAAGGAACTGGTTGCCTTAAAGTTACACCTGGTCACGACTTCAATGACTTTGAAATTGGAAAGAGACATAATCTTCCAATCATCAATATTTTAAACAAAGATGGAACTCTTAACGAAACAGCTCTTGAGTTCCAAGGTCTTACTTGCAAGAAAGCCAGAAAGCTTGTGGTTGAAAAACTGGAAGAGCTAGGACAGTTTGTAAAAGAAGAGAAACATGTACATCAAGTTGGGCATGGAGAAAGATCTGGTGCTGTTATTGAGCCACTTGTTTCAAAACAGTGGTTTGTTGATGTCAAAGATATGGCGAAAGAAGCCGTTGATGCTGTTGAAACTGACAAGACTGTTTTCTACCCTAAAGGATGGGAGAACACATACTTCTCTTGGATGAGAGAACCAAAGAACTGGTGTATTTCAAGACAACTTTGGTGGGGACATAGAATCCCAGTATTCACTTGTACAACATGTCAGCATGAATGGGCAGATGAAGAACTCGCGCCAGCAGCATGTCCAAAATGTTCTGCAACAACTCTAGAACAAGATCCAGATGTACTGGATACATGGTTCTCGTCTGGTTTATGGCCAATGTCGACACTTGGATGGCCAAATAAAGAAAGAATGATCGAAAGACAATTTAAGGACTTCTATCCAAACTCAGTTCTTGTAACTGGTTTTGATATCATCTTCTTCTGGGTAGCAAGAATGATGATGATGGGACTTAAATTTGAAAATCAAATTCCATTCGATAAAGTTTATATTCACGCCATTGTAAGAGATAAGCTTGGAAGAAAAATGAGTAAATCTCTTAATAACGGAATTGATCCAATTGATATGATCGAGCAGTATGGTGCTGATGCTTTTAGATTCACTCTAGCAGCTGGCTCTGGTTACAACAGAAATATCAATCTCGATCCAGAAAGAATTGGTGGCTATAGAAACTTCATCAATAAAATTTGGAATGCTTATAGATTTATTCAACCACACCTTGAGGCCGGTTCGAATGAGCTTCCAACAAACCTTGACTCTGAAGAGAAATGGATCCTATCTGAGCTTAACGACACTGCTAAGATCATGAATGAATCGATTGAAGAGTTTAGATTTGATGACTCTTGCCAGGCTATTTACTCTTTTGTTTATGACAGCTTCTGCTCTTGGTTTATTGAGCTTTCAAAAAATATTCTAAGTGGTAATGATCAAGCGGCAAGAGCAAAGAGAGTAACGGTACTTAAATACTGTTTTAAGAAAATTGTAGCTCTTCTCCACCCAGTAACTCCGTACATCACAGAGGAGCTATGGACGCACTTAAAAGATGAAAGCGAAGACTTACTGATCATCCAAGAATACCCAGAGTTTGATACTGCCCTTCACTTCCCTCTTGAACAAGAGCGTATGAATAAGCTTATTGAAATTGTTTCAAATACAAGATTCTTAAGGCAATCTGTTAACATCAAGCCAAAGGAAGAGATTTCACTAAACCTATTTACTGACGATCAAGATGT encodes:
- a CDS encoding valine--tRNA ligase, whose product is MNHELAKTYEPKDVEQKWYQVWEKGNYFAPRKGKKAESFCIIVPPPNVTGKLHAGHALDITTQDALIRFKRMKGFQTLFQPGLDHAGIATQSKVEQLVWDESKKTRHDFTREEFLEKIWAWKNEYGDFIINQQKAMGASADWSRLMFTMDPEANEAVRKAFVTMYNEKLIYQSDYIINWDPVLQSAISDAEVDHKEVQGAFYHIHYKVKGEDTLLEVATTRPETLLGDTAVAVNPNDERFSHLIGKTAIVPICNREVPIIGDEHVDMEKGTGCLKVTPGHDFNDFEIGKRHNLPIINILNKDGTLNETALEFQGLTCKKARKLVVEKLEELGQFVKEEKHVHQVGHGERSGAVIEPLVSKQWFVDVKDMAKEAVDAVETDKTVFYPKGWENTYFSWMREPKNWCISRQLWWGHRIPVFTCTTCQHEWADEELAPAACPKCSATTLEQDPDVLDTWFSSGLWPMSTLGWPNKERMIERQFKDFYPNSVLVTGFDIIFFWVARMMMMGLKFENQIPFDKVYIHAIVRDKLGRKMSKSLNNGIDPIDMIEQYGADAFRFTLAAGSGYNRNINLDPERIGGYRNFINKIWNAYRFIQPHLEAGSNELPTNLDSEEKWILSELNDTAKIMNESIEEFRFDDSCQAIYSFVYDSFCSWFIELSKNILSGNDQAARAKRVTVLKYCFKKIVALLHPVTPYITEELWTHLKDESEDLLIIQEYPEFDTALHFPLEQERMNKLIEIVSNTRFLRQSVNIKPKEEISLNLFTDDQDVVAFINESMTGVKELTRSKEVIIKPRSADKPGKAIVKATAHTEIFIPLEGVIDLSEQVSRLEKELSKVEKEYDKVAKKLNNEKFMANAPQEVRNEVQGKASEFEAQMNSIKENIQMFK